One window of Chloroflexus aggregans DSM 9485 genomic DNA carries:
- a CDS encoding 4Fe-4S dicluster domain-containing protein translates to MTNYGFLIDQRKCIGCHACSTACKSENEVPLGVYRTWVKYVETGTFPNTRRHFQVTRCNHCANPPCVRICPVTAMYQRTDGIVEFDPKVCIGCKACMQACPYDAIYIDPETHNAAKCHFCAHRIDQGLKPACEIVCPEQAIISGDLDNPNSLISQLIAREPISVRKPEQGTAPKLFYIDADQTTLTPTAAPVASTFMWADVVSEQLVGHHNGNGKPKATREVIPLTAASGATIRAPREQGMGSGSSALMLGGRVAGHMVQTGYNAQHKIPWHWPVPAYLVTKGIGSGIFMAIAAAVGLGLAQLSALLLATALFVSLLFIAITTGLLVFDLDKPLMFYTILTRPQWRSWLTRGAFVLIGFSAVGGLWFLAEAGAALNFWSEATITGLRLVLAWLGMPLAVLAAVYTAFLFAQAEGRDLWQSPLLPAHLLVQALMVGSGTLLLFVPLMSMPTEFVNLLLWLFAGSLILDLFMILVGEFGIPHASEVAARAAHDISHGRYRSHFWQGAIGLGHIVPVILIGLALLAPALAAPLLAVAGIATIAGLYAFEYAFVMAPQHVPNS, encoded by the coding sequence ATGACAAACTACGGCTTCCTCATCGATCAGCGGAAGTGTATTGGCTGCCATGCATGCAGTACCGCCTGCAAGTCGGAAAACGAAGTACCACTTGGGGTGTACCGCACATGGGTCAAGTACGTTGAAACCGGAACCTTCCCCAACACCCGCCGACACTTCCAAGTTACCCGCTGCAACCATTGCGCCAACCCACCTTGTGTCCGCATCTGTCCGGTCACGGCCATGTATCAGCGTACCGACGGAATTGTCGAGTTCGACCCGAAGGTGTGTATCGGATGCAAGGCCTGTATGCAAGCCTGTCCCTACGATGCAATCTACATCGATCCTGAAACACACAACGCCGCAAAGTGTCACTTCTGCGCCCACCGGATCGATCAAGGTCTCAAACCGGCTTGCGAGATTGTTTGTCCCGAACAGGCAATCATCTCTGGCGACCTCGATAATCCCAACAGCTTGATCAGCCAATTGATCGCCCGTGAACCGATATCGGTGCGCAAACCCGAACAAGGCACTGCGCCTAAGCTGTTCTACATCGATGCCGACCAAACAACACTTACTCCCACTGCTGCCCCGGTGGCATCCACCTTCATGTGGGCCGATGTTGTCAGCGAGCAGTTGGTTGGTCACCACAACGGGAACGGCAAGCCCAAAGCAACGCGCGAAGTGATCCCGCTCACCGCCGCTTCTGGCGCTACCATTCGTGCGCCGCGCGAGCAAGGGATGGGTAGTGGCAGTAGCGCGTTGATGTTGGGTGGGCGCGTCGCCGGCCATATGGTACAGACCGGCTATAATGCCCAGCATAAGATTCCGTGGCACTGGCCGGTACCGGCCTATCTGGTCACGAAAGGGATCGGCAGCGGGATCTTTATGGCGATCGCTGCCGCTGTTGGTCTCGGTCTGGCCCAGTTGTCTGCCCTATTACTGGCAACCGCTCTCTTCGTTAGCCTGCTCTTTATCGCAATTACGACCGGTTTGCTGGTCTTCGATCTCGATAAGCCGCTCATGTTCTATACCATTCTCACGCGCCCACAGTGGCGCAGTTGGCTTACCCGTGGTGCGTTTGTGTTGATTGGCTTCTCGGCTGTTGGTGGGCTTTGGTTCCTCGCCGAGGCCGGTGCAGCTCTCAACTTCTGGTCAGAAGCAACGATTACCGGCTTGCGACTAGTGCTGGCATGGCTCGGTATGCCGTTAGCCGTCTTGGCTGCGGTTTACACGGCGTTCCTCTTCGCTCAAGCCGAAGGGCGCGATCTCTGGCAAAGCCCGCTCTTGCCTGCCCACCTGCTGGTACAGGCACTTATGGTCGGTTCTGGAACGCTGCTGCTCTTTGTACCACTTATGTCAATGCCGACCGAATTTGTGAACTTGCTCCTGTGGCTCTTCGCCGGCAGCTTAATACTCGACCTCTTTATGATCCTGGTCGGTGAATTCGGTATTCCGCACGCTAGCGAAGTCGCTGCCCGCGCCGCGCACGATATTAGCCACGGTCGCTATCGCAGCCACTTCTGGCAAGGTGCAATTGGCCTTGGACACATTGTGCCGGTGATCTTGATCGGACTAGCCCTCCTCGCTCCGGCACTGGCCGCGCCGCTGTTGGCCGTGGCCGGGATAGCAACCATCGCCGGGTTGTACGCCTTCGAATACGCTTTCGTCATGGCGCCGCAACACGTGCCGAACAGTTAA
- a CDS encoding molybdopterin-dependent oxidoreductase, with translation MATSLLNRLLGTLGQQTAKRVEPLAPPVERYVTNAAPTTTPVSSELRDYPPVERWNDWTEYDPKHWPRKVPRRYTLVPTVCFNCESACGLLAYVDVETLKIKKFEGNPLHPGSRGRNCAKGPATLNQVYDPDRILYPLKRAGKRGEGKWVRVSWDEALNEIAARIRKAIIEKRQTEIIYHVGRPGHDGIMEWVLPAWGVDAHNSHTNVCSSGARCGQAMWMGYDRPSPDHANARVILLISSHLETGHYFNPHAQRIMEGKMAGAKLIVLDTRLSNTASMADEWLSPWPGSEAAILLAIANYLIRTGQYNRDFVRRWTNWADYLRAEHPNVPVSFEHFEMKLQELYAQYTFEFAAQESGVSAEQIERVAKIIARCDGKLATHSWRSATSANLGGWMIARCLWFLNVLTGSIGVEGGTSANVWDKWVPRHPNMAPHVKVWNELTWPQEYPLTFYELSILLPHFLKEGRGKVDTYFTRVYNPLWTNPDGMSWLEVLTDESKIGLHVHLSPTWSETGWFADYILPMGVGAERHDLMSQETHAGCWIAFRQPVLREAMRRLGKPVKDTREANPGEVWEETEFWIELSWRIDPDGKLGIRKTFESPYRPGQKITVDELYGWMFENHVPGLPEAAAKEGLTPLEYMRKYGAFELRKGVMPTFDKPLAANELANATVDPETGIVYTKASAAPSSNITPVPYFEPDPERGRPIGVKLEDGSLVTGFPTPSRKLEFYSTTLRDWGWPEYAIPTYIHSHVHPSKIDRSKNEAVLLSTFRLPTLIHTRSGNAKWLYEISHKNPVWIHTSDAERLGVRTGDLIKVVTEIGYFVDRVWVTEGIRPGVIACSHHLGRWRLQEDGGGRLSTALVELKQEGDGQWKMRQIHGIQPYKSEDPDTSRIWWEDAGVHQNLTFPVHPDPISGMHCWHQKVRLERAGPNDRYGDIYVDTKRAHEVYREWLAMTRPASQVSPNGFRRPHWLLRPFRPDREAYVLPQWKGAKVVEKKS, from the coding sequence ATGGCGACGTCATTACTCAACCGTTTGTTAGGAACCCTTGGACAACAGACAGCAAAGCGGGTCGAACCGCTTGCACCACCGGTCGAGCGTTATGTCACGAACGCTGCACCGACGACCACTCCGGTAAGCAGCGAACTCCGTGATTATCCACCGGTCGAACGTTGGAACGATTGGACGGAGTACGATCCGAAGCATTGGCCGCGCAAGGTGCCCCGCCGTTATACCCTTGTGCCCACCGTCTGCTTCAACTGTGAGAGCGCTTGTGGGCTGCTCGCGTATGTCGACGTCGAAACGCTTAAGATCAAGAAGTTTGAGGGAAACCCGCTCCATCCCGGTAGCCGCGGTCGCAATTGCGCGAAGGGGCCGGCCACCCTTAATCAGGTCTACGATCCAGATCGGATTCTCTACCCGCTGAAGCGCGCCGGCAAGCGTGGCGAAGGGAAATGGGTGCGCGTTTCATGGGACGAAGCCCTTAACGAGATCGCTGCGCGCATCCGGAAGGCAATTATTGAGAAACGTCAGACAGAGATTATCTACCACGTGGGCCGTCCCGGCCACGATGGGATTATGGAGTGGGTGCTGCCCGCTTGGGGCGTCGACGCTCACAATTCGCATACTAATGTCTGTTCGTCGGGTGCGCGCTGCGGCCAGGCGATGTGGATGGGCTACGACCGACCCTCGCCCGATCATGCGAATGCACGTGTTATTCTCCTGATCAGCTCGCACCTCGAAACCGGTCACTACTTCAACCCCCATGCTCAGCGCATTATGGAGGGTAAAATGGCCGGTGCAAAGTTGATTGTGCTCGATACTCGCCTCTCGAACACAGCGTCGATGGCCGATGAGTGGCTTTCACCGTGGCCGGGCAGCGAGGCGGCAATTCTGTTAGCGATTGCCAATTATCTTATCCGTACCGGTCAGTATAATCGCGATTTCGTGCGACGCTGGACGAACTGGGCCGATTATCTCCGCGCCGAGCACCCTAATGTACCGGTCAGCTTTGAACATTTTGAGATGAAGCTCCAAGAGCTGTACGCCCAGTATACGTTCGAGTTCGCTGCTCAAGAGAGTGGCGTCAGTGCTGAACAGATCGAGCGCGTCGCCAAAATAATCGCTCGTTGCGATGGGAAGCTGGCGACGCATAGTTGGCGTAGCGCAACCAGCGCTAACCTCGGCGGCTGGATGATCGCGCGCTGCCTCTGGTTCCTCAATGTATTAACCGGTTCGATTGGCGTTGAGGGCGGTACCTCGGCTAATGTCTGGGATAAGTGGGTTCCCCGCCATCCCAATATGGCGCCACACGTAAAGGTGTGGAATGAATTGACATGGCCGCAAGAGTATCCGCTGACGTTCTACGAGCTTAGCATTCTCCTGCCACACTTCCTCAAAGAAGGTCGGGGGAAGGTTGACACCTATTTCACCCGTGTTTACAACCCACTGTGGACCAACCCTGACGGGATGAGCTGGCTCGAAGTGCTGACCGACGAGAGTAAGATCGGCCTGCACGTTCACCTCTCACCAACGTGGAGCGAAACGGGTTGGTTCGCCGACTATATCTTGCCGATGGGAGTCGGTGCCGAACGTCACGACCTCATGAGTCAAGAGACCCACGCCGGCTGCTGGATCGCGTTCCGCCAGCCTGTGTTGCGTGAAGCGATGCGTCGCTTGGGCAAGCCGGTGAAGGATACGCGCGAGGCGAATCCTGGCGAAGTTTGGGAAGAGACCGAGTTCTGGATCGAGTTGTCGTGGCGGATTGATCCCGACGGTAAGCTTGGTATTCGCAAGACGTTCGAGAGTCCTTACCGGCCAGGTCAGAAGATTACCGTCGATGAGCTGTACGGCTGGATGTTCGAGAATCACGTTCCCGGCCTGCCAGAAGCAGCGGCGAAAGAGGGCCTCACGCCACTTGAATATATGCGGAAGTATGGCGCATTTGAGTTGCGCAAAGGCGTGATGCCAACGTTCGATAAACCACTTGCTGCGAATGAACTGGCGAATGCGACTGTCGACCCGGAGACCGGTATCGTCTATACGAAGGCCTCTGCTGCCCCATCGTCGAATATTACACCGGTTCCTTATTTCGAGCCTGACCCTGAACGCGGACGTCCGATCGGGGTAAAGCTTGAGGATGGGTCGTTAGTTACCGGATTCCCCACGCCGTCGCGTAAACTCGAGTTCTATTCAACAACGCTGCGCGATTGGGGTTGGCCGGAGTACGCAATCCCGACCTACATCCATAGCCACGTCCATCCCAGCAAGATCGACCGTAGCAAGAATGAGGCAGTGCTCCTCTCGACGTTCCGGCTCCCAACCCTGATCCATACGCGCAGTGGCAACGCAAAGTGGTTATACGAGATCAGCCACAAGAACCCGGTCTGGATCCATACCAGCGATGCCGAACGGTTGGGGGTGCGTACCGGTGATCTGATTAAGGTTGTTACCGAAATCGGGTATTTCGTTGATCGGGTGTGGGTCACAGAGGGTATTCGTCCCGGTGTCATCGCATGTTCGCACCATCTGGGGCGCTGGCGCCTCCAAGAAGACGGCGGTGGCCGGCTGTCTACAGCGCTTGTTGAGCTGAAGCAAGAAGGTGATGGTCAATGGAAGATGCGGCAGATCCACGGTATTCAACCCTACAAGAGCGAGGATCCCGACACGTCACGGATCTGGTGGGAAGATGCCGGCGTTCACCAGAACCTCACCTTCCCTGTACATCCTGACCCGATCAGTGGTATGCACTGCTGGCACCAGAAAGTGCGCCTTGAACGGGCGGGGCCGAACGATCGCTACGGTGACATTTATGTCGATACGAAACGTGCGCATGAAGTCTACCGTGAATGGTTGGCAATGACCCGACCGGCATCGCAGGTGTCACCGAATGGTTTCCGCCGACCACACTGGTTGTTGCGGCCCTTCCGCCCGGATCGCGAAGCATACGTACTGCCACAATGGAAGGGTGCTAAGGTAGTGGAGAAAAAATCGTGA
- a CDS encoding LysR family transcriptional regulator, with protein sequence MTLNLHLLRIYVAVLDHGSFTRAAEALTMSQSAVSRAVQELERQLGTVLLERRPRGVAPTEAGVILGEHARRIFAHERLAIESLNELRGLQRGRLAIGASSTIGTYLLPPLLGAYHRQYPGIELFLNIGNTQQVMEHLLEYRIEVAYVEGPVTPDERLQITLWRDDELVVIAAPDHPLARRAHLTEADIIGAPFVLREPGSGTREVMEQALAERGITVQPVMELGSTEAVKHAVSAGLGLSIVSKVAIQMEIIAGRLTILRIPSLMIQRRLSRVRLIERPQSQALTAWLKGKG encoded by the coding sequence TTGACGCTCAACCTTCATCTGCTGCGCATCTACGTAGCTGTCCTCGACCATGGTAGCTTTACTCGTGCGGCAGAAGCGCTGACGATGAGTCAATCGGCAGTGTCGCGGGCCGTACAAGAACTAGAGCGCCAATTAGGGACGGTACTGCTTGAACGGAGACCGCGCGGTGTCGCTCCTACCGAGGCGGGGGTGATTCTCGGTGAACACGCTCGGCGCATCTTTGCTCACGAACGGCTGGCTATCGAGTCGCTAAACGAACTACGCGGTTTGCAACGAGGTCGGTTGGCGATTGGTGCAAGTAGTACGATCGGCACCTATCTCTTACCGCCGCTGCTCGGCGCCTACCATCGCCAGTATCCAGGGATCGAGTTATTCCTCAACATTGGGAATACCCAGCAGGTGATGGAACATCTGCTGGAGTATCGCATTGAAGTGGCGTATGTTGAGGGGCCGGTGACGCCGGACGAACGGTTACAAATCACGCTGTGGCGTGACGATGAGTTAGTGGTGATCGCAGCGCCTGATCACCCGCTGGCCCGTCGTGCTCATCTGACCGAGGCCGATATTATCGGGGCACCGTTTGTCTTACGTGAACCGGGTTCGGGGACGCGCGAGGTGATGGAGCAAGCACTGGCTGAGCGGGGGATTACAGTACAGCCGGTGATGGAGTTGGGGAGTACTGAAGCGGTGAAGCATGCGGTCAGTGCCGGCTTGGGGTTGAGCATTGTCTCGAAGGTAGCTATCCAGATGGAGATCATCGCCGGTCGGTTGACAATTCTACGCATCCCAAGTTTGATGATCCAGCGCCGATTGAGTCGTGTCCGCTTGATTGAACGACCGCAGAGTCAGGCATTGACCGCTTGGTTGAAGGGGAAGGGATGA
- a CDS encoding DUF427 domain-containing protein, with product MPRAIWNGAIIAESDATIVVEGNHYFPPDSVRREYLRESQTHTVCSWKGTASYYDVVVNGEVNRDTAWYYPAPKDAAKQIAGYIAFWRGVKVEA from the coding sequence ATGCCACGAGCAATTTGGAATGGTGCGATCATCGCCGAAAGCGATGCAACAATTGTCGTTGAAGGGAATCACTACTTTCCGCCTGATTCGGTGCGGCGCGAGTATCTGCGCGAGAGCCAAACACATACCGTGTGTTCTTGGAAAGGGACGGCCAGCTATTACGATGTCGTGGTGAACGGTGAGGTGAATCGCGATACGGCGTGGTATTATCCGGCGCCGAAGGACGCAGCTAAGCAGATAGCCGGTTACATTGCGTTTTGGCGAGGAGTGAAGGTAGAAGCGTAA
- the dprA gene encoding DNA-processing protein DprA gives MIDDTIRYYIGFNLTPGIGPLRLSRLIERCGSVAAAWHADDATMVAAGLDARSIANLRTARQTLDLDVEVARLRAHGITPLAITDPAYPPLLRMIAAPPPLLYVRGTMTASDQRAIAIVGTRHPTPYGREVTRRLARDLAVVGITIVSGLALGVDTIAHTAALEAGGRTLAVLACGADRVYPERNRILAEQIVTAGALISDYPLGTPPAPLNFPPRNRIIAGLSLATLVVEAREDSGALITVQFALDQGRDVMAVPGSIFNPLSAGPHRLIREGAAIITSAQDVLGVLNLEGRSDLHEPPLELALTAEEEAIYRVVESEPQHIDVIGRAAGQAAATTAAALALLELKGLVRQVAPLYYARGR, from the coding sequence ATGATCGACGATACTATTCGCTACTATATCGGGTTTAACTTGACACCGGGAATTGGTCCACTGCGACTGAGCCGTCTGATCGAGCGATGTGGTTCGGTGGCTGCGGCCTGGCATGCCGACGACGCCACCATGGTAGCTGCCGGTCTCGATGCACGGAGTATTGCCAACCTACGCACTGCCCGCCAAACCCTTGATCTCGACGTCGAAGTGGCACGTCTGCGGGCGCACGGTATCACCCCACTGGCAATTACCGATCCGGCCTATCCACCCTTACTACGAATGATCGCTGCCCCACCCCCATTGCTGTATGTGCGTGGGACAATGACTGCCTCGGATCAACGAGCCATCGCCATTGTTGGTACACGCCATCCTACACCCTACGGACGGGAAGTGACCCGACGCTTGGCGCGCGATTTAGCGGTTGTCGGTATCACGATTGTCAGCGGCTTAGCCTTGGGTGTCGACACAATTGCCCATACAGCGGCCCTCGAAGCCGGTGGGCGTACACTGGCCGTGTTAGCCTGTGGCGCTGACCGCGTGTATCCAGAACGGAATCGCATCCTCGCCGAGCAGATCGTTACTGCCGGTGCCCTGATCAGCGATTACCCGCTCGGCACGCCACCGGCTCCGCTCAACTTTCCACCGCGTAATCGGATTATTGCCGGCTTAAGCCTGGCAACACTGGTTGTAGAAGCACGTGAAGACAGTGGTGCGCTCATCACTGTGCAATTCGCCCTCGATCAAGGGCGTGACGTGATGGCAGTTCCAGGGTCGATCTTCAACCCGCTGAGTGCCGGTCCTCATCGGTTGATCCGCGAGGGTGCGGCGATTATCACCAGCGCGCAGGATGTGCTGGGCGTGCTCAACCTCGAAGGACGTAGTGATCTCCACGAACCACCGCTTGAGTTAGCACTTACGGCTGAGGAAGAGGCCATCTACCGCGTGGTCGAAAGTGAACCGCAGCATATTGATGTCATTGGGCGTGCTGCCGGACAGGCAGCCGCAACAACGGCAGCGGCATTAGCGTTACTGGAACTGAAAGGACTTGTGCGGCAAGTCGCACCACTCTACTATGCACGGGGTCGCTGA
- a CDS encoding NUDIX domain-containing protein → MTVKYTRWLRSYVGHQRILQVRASGFVRDETGRILLCRRADVMLWDVPGGTISLDESPARALVREVQEETGLILEPFKLIGIYSGPDFAWSYPNGDQSQILAIFFAARIVGGELQQAGHENVNVGFFAPDHLPPLLNRTRRMLVDAFADRPEATFDR, encoded by the coding sequence ATGACCGTCAAATATACGCGCTGGCTACGGAGCTACGTCGGCCACCAACGAATTTTACAGGTACGGGCGAGTGGCTTTGTTCGTGATGAAACGGGCCGTATCTTGTTGTGCCGGCGGGCCGATGTGATGTTGTGGGATGTGCCGGGTGGGACGATTAGCCTCGATGAATCACCGGCACGGGCTTTAGTTCGCGAAGTACAGGAAGAGACCGGTCTGATTTTAGAGCCATTTAAGTTGATCGGTATCTACAGCGGTCCCGATTTCGCATGGAGCTATCCCAACGGTGACCAATCACAGATTTTAGCCATCTTTTTTGCAGCGCGGATCGTCGGTGGTGAATTGCAACAAGCCGGTCACGAGAACGTTAACGTTGGCTTTTTTGCGCCCGACCATCTACCACCATTACTCAACCGCACACGCCGGATGTTGGTCGATGCCTTCGCCGACCGGCCTGAAGCTACGTTTGACCGGTGA
- a CDS encoding ABC transporter substrate-binding protein codes for MNTGQWQRWLDGFAIVVLLAYAWLAWNVNQAVTPIDPVYADIRARGVLRVAVDVGYRPFAEERAGELVGFDIDLGRAIGRELGVDVVFIRSGFDALYDQLTGQQADLIAAALPYAPEQGYRARFSRPYFDGGLMLVTPVDSTIGQLADLQDRRLGVVLGSEGDSLARRFALQTPVTLVETDEIAPLVQGLRTGTIDAAILDHVAALGAIAAGDLRIAAALSYEPYVLAMPAAAFQLESEINRVLARLEERGELQVLQQRWMGSHEPVRE; via the coding sequence ATGAATACCGGTCAATGGCAACGCTGGCTTGATGGGTTCGCGATTGTGGTGCTGCTTGCTTACGCTTGGCTTGCGTGGAATGTGAATCAGGCCGTGACGCCGATCGATCCGGTGTATGCCGATATTCGCGCGCGCGGTGTCCTGCGTGTTGCCGTCGATGTCGGCTATCGCCCATTTGCCGAAGAGCGTGCCGGCGAATTGGTAGGGTTTGATATCGACTTAGGGCGTGCAATCGGACGTGAGCTTGGGGTCGATGTGGTTTTTATCCGTAGTGGTTTCGATGCGCTGTACGATCAACTAACCGGTCAACAAGCCGATCTGATCGCAGCAGCGTTACCGTATGCTCCTGAACAGGGCTATCGTGCCCGCTTTTCGCGTCCCTATTTCGATGGCGGGTTGATGTTAGTGACGCCGGTCGACAGCACGATCGGTCAGCTTGCCGATCTGCAAGATCGACGTTTGGGAGTTGTATTGGGCAGCGAAGGTGACTCATTAGCCCGCCGTTTTGCATTGCAGACACCGGTGACACTTGTTGAAACCGATGAGATTGCGCCATTGGTGCAAGGGTTGCGTACCGGTACGATTGATGCTGCCATTCTCGATCATGTGGCGGCGTTGGGAGCAATAGCTGCCGGCGATCTGCGGATCGCGGCTGCATTGAGCTACGAACCGTATGTGTTAGCGATGCCGGCGGCGGCGTTTCAACTTGAGTCTGAAATCAACCGGGTGTTGGCCCGCTTGGAAGAACGCGGTGAGCTACAAGTATTGCAGCAGCGGTGGATGGGTAGTCATGAGCCGGTTCGTGAATAG
- a CDS encoding TorD/DmsD family molecular chaperone gives MNTDADLVARYALADLIGRQLLAPPTVADVAEAASLPELVAVMADGPEALAIAYEYLFGRNVYPYESIYRDEELMLNTAAAEQVAHFYAECGFTPEYTIGAPDHIGLELMLLARLIATEHTALAQHDHALVRWARQRTATFLHRHIAAWAPIWARAVQRIPAHPFYQTLTTLLLELLGSELERLAGEQVSHTTYIPLQPANPTADETDLSALIRYLITPTKSGIFLSRADYSMLARRLGFSIPIADRFTMARTLFETAGQFDQVGELIGMLRELFATELAELHRLSDTQPLWQPLLEPWVVRLADTNRLTTEQ, from the coding sequence GTGAACACGGACGCCGATCTGGTAGCCCGCTATGCGTTGGCAGACCTGATCGGCCGCCAGTTGTTGGCGCCGCCGACCGTCGCTGATGTGGCGGAGGCGGCGTCGTTGCCGGAATTGGTGGCTGTGATGGCTGACGGGCCAGAAGCGTTGGCGATTGCTTACGAATATCTGTTCGGTCGCAATGTCTATCCTTATGAATCGATCTATCGCGATGAGGAGTTAATGCTCAATACGGCTGCGGCTGAACAGGTTGCTCATTTTTATGCTGAGTGTGGATTTACTCCTGAATATACCATCGGTGCCCCCGATCATATCGGGCTAGAACTGATGCTGCTGGCACGCCTCATTGCTACCGAGCACACCGCGTTGGCACAACATGATCATGCGCTAGTGCGCTGGGCGCGCCAACGCACGGCTACATTTCTCCACCGTCATATCGCCGCCTGGGCGCCAATCTGGGCACGTGCCGTTCAACGTATTCCGGCTCACCCCTTTTACCAAACACTTACCACACTCCTGCTGGAACTGCTCGGTAGTGAACTCGAACGGCTGGCAGGTGAGCAGGTATCGCATACGACCTACATCCCTTTACAACCGGCGAATCCTACCGCCGACGAGACCGATCTGAGTGCGCTTATCCGCTATTTGATCACCCCGACTAAATCGGGTATTTTTCTCAGTCGCGCAGATTATTCGATGCTCGCCCGTCGACTCGGTTTTAGCATTCCCATCGCTGACCGATTTACGATGGCGCGTACCTTGTTTGAAACGGCCGGTCAATTCGATCAGGTCGGTGAATTGATCGGTATGCTACGTGAGCTGTTCGCCACCGAGCTTGCGGAGTTACACCGCCTCAGCGACACGCAACCGTTGTGGCAACCATTGCTGGAACCGTGGGTAGTACGCCTGGCCGATACCAACCGGTTAACAACCGAACAATAG